From the genome of Podospora bellae-mahoneyi strain CBS 112042 chromosome 2, whole genome shotgun sequence:
CATCAGCCAATTGCAATGGCAGCCCCTCGCCGCATCGTCTTCCACGAAGACCTGAAAAGGATTTCCCCACAATGATACCCAAACACTGCGAGGTCTGCAGACAGCCTCATGCGCTGCTCTGGCTGCAGCGTCTACTACTACTGCACGCGCGACTATCAGACCCTCGACTGGCCAACCCACAAACCAACCTGCAAGCAAATCAGCGCCAAGCCCAGGCAGGTCCAAGCCGAGGAGACAAGATTCGTGCTCGCAGGGGGCTGCTCCCATTGGACGACCCCAACGTCAATGGTGTCTTCTGGCGCCATGTCCACCTCCGTCCCTATCTCCAGGCGAAGTTCCTCTATGGCGAATTCCTGGTTCGCTCATGGCGCCGCCAGGGAGTCGAGGACTCGCTGAAGCAGTATCTCGACATTCTCCACCGCAATCGCCCCGATAACCAGGGCGCTCGAGACTCGGTTCCGGGCTTGTTCATCCGTTTCGACCAGGACCAAGAAGCTTACGATCTCATCTACTGGCGGGCGCAGGACGGCCCAAAAGGGCTTTGGCTGGGCCGACCTCTCCCAGCCCTTTCTGGACGACAAGAATGTCGACGCCACCGGGCCTGTCGACTTGTGGTGCCCCTGCTTTCTCCAGCTTACGCCCGTCGTGACCCTCTACCTAATCAAGTTTCACCtgctccaaaacctcaaagGGATCATGCGCCTGCAGGAGACCACACCCCCCGGCAGTCCTACCCCGATAAGAGACGAGATCCTGTCCGTCCTCAAGGGCAAGTACCAGTGCGCAGGCAACGTGGTGGTCAACCAACCCGTTGTCGACTTTGACAACAACGAGAGCCTTTTGGCCGAAAAGATGAACCATCTGCTCCAGCAGATGGCGCAGCTCTACTACTCTGCAGACGAGGATAACAAACACATATGGGGCTGATAACAGATCCCACCGAGGAGGCCTTTTCAGCTCGCCCGGTAACCTACACCCTCGGATCTTGGAACGAGGCCCAGATAGGCTTTGCGCATTTGTACCCTGCCTGGACCGAGATCGTCGCTGCCGTGCCCGCCTTGACAAAGGTCATTGACAATGCAAAGGCTTCTGCCAAGACAATACCGCATAACAAAAGAGAAGTCGTTGCGTGATGCAGCATATGTAAAGCACCAAGGGGCAAACCCATAGCTAGCTGAGCACAAGTAACAAAACAATCCCCTGTCTGTCGAGGCTGGCGaggggctggtggggggttgggaacAGCGGGGTACCCTAGGTAGGGGTACCTAAAAAATCGTCGCCTGCAGGATTCGAACCTACGCTCCCGAAGGAACGCCCTTAGCAGGGGCGCGCGTTAACCACTCCGCCAAAGCGACTTACAAACCACTTTGGAAAGTGGTCATATATAGCTGCTCACTTCTCATCTCGAAGCCTCAACTGGTTCCTTTTCCTAGCTTCTAGCAGGTGCATAGTTAGATAAACTATTAAAACAAATCTATCCCCGTCTCTTACTCTACTCCAGCATCAACTCCTTCACTCTACTCACACCTTCCCCTTGGTCCTGCTGAGAAGCAATGTCCAGTCCCCATGCTGCGAGGAAGGGTGCTTCGCCACGGTAGTTTCGATGGAGCCACATGCGCTCCTGGAGACTGTATTTCGGGCGAGAGAGATGTACCGAGTATTTTTGGGCCGGAAGTTCCTCGGTGCTATCGCTGCCCATCGGTCTGGTGATGGTAATCGCCATTGCTGTGGTACCGCTTGCACTATCTGGTGTCGGTGGCGGCGTTCTTAGCCCTGTCACCGGGGTGGCTGTATAGACGGTATTTGGGAGTATGGTTCTGGGATCAAGCGCCTGGGTAGCAGTTTTGTCATTACTCCCCGTCGGCAGCGAGGGGCTGTCCAGCATGATCTTTCCCATCAGCTTTTCAACATCTGCAGATTCAGTGGACAGGTCCGCGTTCTGCTTTTGAGAAGGGAGAATTGGAAGCGCCTTCCACCTGGAGCCTTTCCGTGTCAACATCTGGGAGGGCTCGCCTTTCCGTTCTAGTGACGAAACTCGAAGCAGAAGGGGACAGAGGTCGACAGCATCCCTGTCAGGAGGACGTATCCCCGTCAAGGATGCTTGCCTCGGTGGCGGATTTGCTGATGGCAGCCGCGAGCAGTCACATCTTGCGAATAAAAGTCGAGCACTGAGTTCGCCTACTGTCCGCAGACTGCTCGGCTTCGCGGTATAGGGCTCGGCTCAGTGATGGGATTTTGCTCGTCGTTGACACGGCCACCGCCAAGATGCGTGATCTCTGGCCACGAACTGTTTGGGCCTCTAGAAACTATCTCTCTGATGTGATGTCGTGTCAGCAAAATAACTTTCCGCTGTGGACCGGTAGCACTAGTCGTCTGCATACCCGCTGCTGTTGGATCTCTTCACCCAGTTCCGTATCCGGACGCTCGtctttttggtgatggcagcTTTCATGGAGGCCGACCGTCCTGGCTGAACCATGGGCACGTCACGGTCCTGAGTAGTCTTGTTTTTCGGCTTGACAGTAAACATCATGATTTCAGCTGCCGGTCCAACCATGACCGGTGTCCTCGGTTTGAAACAAATTTCGTGGATCATCTCCATTGTGCACTGCAGCACCTACATGTATCAAGTCAGGTAGATAAGGTAAAATCCAAAAGATGTAATTGAAATTGCCAAAAGATGCATAACAGAGAGATGCGACGTGTAGAACTGATATTTCCGGGCGCAAAAATTTCTTCTCGTTCGGAGGTGCGAATTCAGGGTGTGCTCGGCAGCCAATCCCTTGCGTCGAATAAGTAAAACACAAAACAGCATCACAGGCTGCACCAATCAGACTTGGTAGCAGCTTGATTCAGAGACATCCACAGGTGATTTTGTCAACAAAACATTCCAGTTCACCTCCTTGCGTTTCAAAGATAGCTCGAGCTCAAACACCGATTTTATTTTCATCTACAGGCATCCAAAGTATCGAAATCTAGCGTAACCCCCACTCTCTCAAGAACAGTTTATCTCTGTAATCTGACTCCTAGGCAGGTTTGTGGTTTCGTCCAACACCCTGACAAATCGACTCTTGACAGCATCGAActtcccatccccagctCGCGCCTTGCCCATATGCTCCATTGCGGCAAACACAACGCTCTCCATCAGCCGAAGCGCCAACTCTCCAGCCTTGTCATGGTTGTAAAAGGCCGGTGTTTCGTTCACCTCCAACAGCCACACCTTTCCGTTGTCATCGACCAAAAAGTCAGCAGCGAAAAGCTCGAACGATTTGCCAACCGTGTTGAACTTATCAGCCATGGTGTGCGCAGCAGCCTTGAACAGTTCCGCTGTCACGTTGCATATCTGGTCCCAGACGACCTCCTtccacccatcccccaacaGCTTCTCGGGCACTGCGTCCGACCAAAAGTCTCTCATGGACTCGTTGCTGACAAActcgtcctcatcctggAGAGCCGTGTTGGTGAGGCTGGACCGCAAGCTTGGGTTCTCCCATGGGGGCTGGTAGTCCTCGCAGGCTAAAAGAGCGAGTAGTTCTCGGAACACGTGAACCTTCAAACGACCCATGGCCAAGACGTACGCCCTGACATGCCACTTCTTGCCCTCAACTGGTGGTATGCGGACAATGTATTGCTGCGCGACAAACTCCCGCATCTGTGCCGAAGGAATCCGTCCGTCCTTCTTGAAGACGTACTGCACTCGTTTGTGGTCGCCTTTGCCCCCACCCtgcgccttcttctcgtcaaGCCCAAACCCGCTGATGGTTGTGACCAACGCGTCCAAAGCATTCAGTCCGGGCAACGACAGGGAGACGccatccttttccttctcttcctcttcctctgcctcttcctcgtcatcagtGTACTCGTACTCGGCCAATTCCAGGTGACTAGCCAATTCCTCCACAGTGCTGAAGATTCGGATTCCCGCGCCACAATCAATCAGCGCCGGCTTCAAAATCCACCAGTCTCTCTCAATTGGCTCGCGGCTCTCATTCTGTTCCAGCGAGTACAGCAAGGTCAGATCGTCGGCCGCTGTGAGCGACTCGTCTACGTACTCGGCGTAGTCAAGCGAGAGCCTCACAGTGAGGGGAACATGGTCGGGCAGCTTGCTCTCGGGTCTCTTTGCCCGCCAAAAGTCGACCACCCTGGCGAGGTAGTCCTTGCGTGCCAAAGCGTCGCTGGATGGGTAGGCGTTGATCAGCCCGTTCTTGGAGTTGTTGAGAATTGCAAAGTTGCGTCCAATCTCCCAGCCGT
Proteins encoded in this window:
- a CDS encoding hypothetical protein (EggNog:ENOG503PGWV) is translated as MEMIHEICFKPRTPVMVGPAAEIMMFTVKPKNKTTQDRDVPMVQPGRSASMKAAITKKTSVRIRNWVKRSNSSGEIVSRGPNSSWPEITHLGGGRVNDEQNPITEPSPIPRSRAVCGQWKALPILPSQKQNADLSTESADVEKLMGKIMLDSPSLPTGSNDKTATQALDPRTILPNTVYTATPVTGLRTPPPTPDSASGTTAMAITITRPMGSDSTEELPAQKYSVHLSRPKYSLQERMWLHRNYRGEAPFLAAWGLDIASQQDQGEGVSRVKELMLE
- a CDS encoding hypothetical protein (COG:O; EggNog:ENOG503PBIG); translated protein: MHVFINGACPWLNPHLRKFILDHVPDAIFYDSFEDFPNEPLEESFQYLDGWEIGRNFAILNNSKNGLINAYPSSDALARKDYLARVVDFWRAKRPESKLPDHVPLTVRLSLDYAEYVDESLTAADDLTLLYSLEQNESREPIERDWWILKPALIDCGAGIRIFSTVEELASHLELAEYEYTDDEEEAEEEEEKEKDGVSLSLPGLNALDALVTTISGFGLDEKKAQGGGKGDHKRVQYVFKKDGRIPSAQMREFVAQQYIVRIPPVEGKKWHVRAYVLAMGRLKVHVFRELLALLACEDYQPPWENPSLRSSLTNTALQDEDEFVSNESMRDFWSDAVPEKLLGDGWKEVVWDQICNVTAELFKAAAHTMADKFNTVGKSFELFAADFLVDDNGKVWLLEVNETPAFYNHDKAGELALRLMESVVFAAMEHMGKARAGDGKFDAVKSRFVRVLDETTNLPRSQITEINCS